In a genomic window of Streptomyces koelreuteriae:
- a CDS encoding DUF485 domain-containing protein — MPEFPPRREDTPTFPLPHIEHTPPSRISDHPEFLSLRRAQRRFGIRATILSAGGFLLYVLLSSFVPAVMNQPLFGHLTIGLTLGLGQFVIMGVTAWCHVRHMRDRVDPLARGLRSARQHENDNRHARPAAAPQGAGQPLRHGTRGFRTW, encoded by the coding sequence GTGCCCGAATTCCCACCGAGGCGGGAAGACACTCCCACATTTCCGCTTCCGCACATCGAACACACACCGCCGTCTCGTATATCCGACCATCCCGAATTCCTCTCGCTGCGTCGCGCGCAGCGTCGGTTCGGGATCCGGGCGACGATCCTGTCCGCCGGCGGATTTCTGCTGTATGTACTGCTGTCGAGTTTTGTTCCCGCGGTGATGAATCAGCCGCTGTTCGGCCATCTCACGATCGGGCTCACTCTCGGCCTCGGGCAGTTCGTCATCATGGGCGTGACCGCCTGGTGCCATGTCCGGCACATGCGTGACCGGGTCGATCCGCTCGCCCGCGGCCTCAGGTCCGCCCGGCAGCACGAGAACGACAACCGCCACGCCCGTCCGGCCGCGGCGCCCCAGGGCGCCGGGCAGCCCCTGCGGCACGGCACGAGGGGGTTCCGCACGTGGTGA
- a CDS encoding sodium/solute symporter: MTTAAAIDDSSLQLTFVLFLTVVVITLFTALLTAPQRDEISEFYLGNRTMSPLRNGLAMCGDYLSAATLLGSTGLVALTGYDGLMYLGGTTVAWMMVLLLIAEPLHRTGKFTLGDTVALRLPRQQRPVRVALAVCILAIATLYLVAQLVGSVALLTQFTGAPSATTRTLCVAVIGTFVILYASLGGMPGATVIQIIKAVMLVAGVLFTAGLVLHHFDWNPDALLERAAERSGAGPQFLEPGLRYGGTVSNKLDFFSLELAIVLGLAALPHVLMRLLAPRKSGVLRSSVLWAVGLVGAVCFGAGILGLGATALLGRDTIENTDRTGNASVLLLAHELGGSVLTALLTCLAYLTLLAVAVGLTLAAASSLAHDLYSEVIRKGQATEAEELTVARLSGAVIGVLGILLALVAWGANTATLAFLAFAIAASAILPTIIYTLFWRRFTAKGALLSLYGGLACSVLLAVFSPVVSSAPASFYPDVDFAWFPLQNPGIVSIPAGFLLGWLGTVLDKGPAEDSSAHEEFEVRMLVGADD, translated from the coding sequence GTGACGACCGCCGCCGCCATTGACGACAGCAGCCTGCAGCTGACGTTCGTCCTGTTTCTGACCGTGGTCGTGATCACCCTGTTCACGGCGCTGCTGACGGCCCCTCAGCGCGACGAGATCAGCGAGTTCTACCTCGGCAACCGCACCATGTCGCCGTTGCGCAACGGCCTGGCCATGTGCGGCGACTACCTGTCCGCCGCCACCCTGCTGGGCAGCACCGGCCTGGTCGCCCTGACCGGCTACGACGGACTGATGTACCTGGGCGGCACCACCGTCGCCTGGATGATGGTGCTGCTGCTGATCGCCGAACCCCTGCACCGCACGGGGAAGTTCACGCTCGGCGACACGGTGGCGCTGCGCCTGCCCCGGCAGCAGCGGCCGGTGCGGGTCGCCCTCGCGGTCTGCATCCTGGCCATCGCGACGCTCTATCTGGTGGCCCAACTCGTCGGCAGTGTGGCGCTGTTGACCCAGTTCACCGGAGCACCCAGCGCCACCACCCGCACCCTGTGCGTGGCGGTGATCGGAACGTTCGTGATCCTGTACGCCTCCCTCGGCGGCATGCCCGGCGCCACGGTCATCCAGATCATCAAGGCCGTGATGCTGGTGGCGGGCGTGCTGTTCACGGCGGGCTTGGTGCTGCACCACTTCGACTGGAACCCCGACGCGCTGCTGGAGAGGGCGGCCGAACGCAGCGGCGCCGGACCGCAGTTCCTCGAACCCGGGCTGCGCTACGGCGGGACCGTCAGCAACAAGCTGGACTTCTTCAGCCTCGAACTGGCCATCGTCCTCGGCCTCGCCGCCCTCCCGCACGTGCTGATGCGGCTGCTCGCCCCGCGCAAGAGCGGTGTGCTGCGCTCCTCCGTCCTGTGGGCCGTCGGCCTGGTCGGCGCGGTCTGCTTCGGGGCCGGCATCCTCGGCCTCGGCGCCACCGCGCTGCTCGGCCGGGACACCATCGAGAACACGGACCGCACCGGCAACGCCTCCGTCCTGCTGCTCGCGCACGAGTTGGGTGGCAGTGTGCTCACCGCGCTGCTGACGTGTCTGGCCTATCTGACCCTGCTCGCCGTGGCGGTGGGCCTCACCCTGGCCGCGGCCTCGTCCCTCGCGCACGACCTGTACAGCGAGGTGATCCGCAAGGGCCAGGCCACCGAGGCGGAGGAGCTGACCGTGGCCCGGCTGTCCGGAGCGGTCATCGGCGTCCTCGGCATCCTGCTGGCCCTCGTCGCCTGGGGGGCGAACACCGCGACGCTCGCGTTCCTCGCCTTCGCCATCGCGGCGTCCGCGATCCTGCCGACGATCATCTACACCCTCTTCTGGCGGCGCTTCACCGCGAAGGGGGCGCTGCTCAGCCTCTACGGCGGCCTGGCCTGCTCGGTCCTGCTCGCCGTGTTCTCCCCCGTCGTCTCCTCCGCCCCGGCCTCCTTCTATCCCGACGTCGACTTCGCCTGGTTCCCGCTCCAGAACCCGGGCATCGTCTCCATCCCCGCGGGCTTCCTGCTGGGCTGGCTCGGCACGGTGCTGGACAAGGGCCCGGCCGAGGACAGCTCCGCGCACGAGGAGTTCGAGGTGCGGATGCTGGTGGGCGCCGACGACTGA
- the rpmF gene encoding 50S ribosomal protein L32 → MAVPKRKMSRSNTRHRRAQWKAATPTLVPVTVDGVRHLVPQNLVRAYERGLLRPDG, encoded by the coding sequence ATGGCTGTCCCGAAGCGGAAGATGTCCCGCAGCAACACCCGTCACCGCCGCGCCCAGTGGAAGGCGGCCACCCCGACGCTGGTCCCGGTCACCGTCGACGGCGTCCGCCACCTCGTACCGCAGAACCTGGTCAGGGCCTACGAGCGCGGGCTGCTACGCCCGGACGGCTGA
- a CDS encoding nucleotidyltransferase domain-containing protein, translating to MTVPNVLLSGIVGSTAYGLAHEGSDIDRLGLFAAPTEELHGLRRPKESHVGKAPDSTLHEAAKWCRLALGGNPTAMELVWLPDELYEVRTPLGDELIGIRSSFLCARRVRDAYLGYATQQFRRLESRSDRSSSADTRGRAAKHARHLKRLCGQGLELYTTGRLTIRVENPEEYHAFGERVAADPSAARPLLGHYEAAFDTGRTALPDEPDEAPVEAWLRRVRAHFYPEAAASAVRA from the coding sequence ATGACCGTCCCCAACGTCCTGCTCTCCGGCATCGTCGGATCGACCGCGTACGGACTCGCCCACGAGGGGTCCGACATCGACCGCCTCGGCCTGTTCGCGGCGCCCACCGAAGAGCTGCACGGTCTGCGCCGGCCGAAGGAGTCCCACGTCGGCAAGGCGCCGGACAGCACACTGCACGAGGCCGCCAAGTGGTGCCGGCTGGCCCTGGGCGGCAACCCGACCGCCATGGAGCTGGTGTGGCTCCCGGACGAGCTGTACGAGGTGCGGACCCCGCTCGGCGACGAGCTCATCGGCATCCGCTCCTCCTTCCTGTGCGCCCGGCGCGTCAGGGACGCCTACCTGGGCTACGCCACCCAGCAGTTCCGGCGGCTGGAGAGCCGCAGCGACCGCTCGTCCTCCGCGGACACCCGCGGGCGCGCGGCGAAGCACGCCCGGCATCTCAAGCGGCTGTGCGGGCAGGGCCTGGAGCTGTACACCACCGGGCGGCTGACGATCCGCGTGGAGAACCCGGAGGAGTACCACGCCTTCGGGGAGCGGGTCGCCGCCGACCCCTCCGCCGCGCGGCCCCTGCTGGGACACTACGAGGCCGCCTTCGACACCGGCCGCACGGCGCTGCCGGACGAGCCCGACGAGGCGCCGGTCGAGGCATGGCTGCGGCGGGTCCGCGCGCACTTCTACCCGGAGGCAGCGGCCTCAGCCGTCCGGGCGTAG